A window of bacterium genomic DNA:
CGCTGTTCGTCAAGGGCACCGGGGACACCACCGACATCGTCCAGAAGGAGATGTACACCTTCACCGACAAGGGCCAGCGCTCCATCACCCTGCGGCCCGAGGGGACGCCGCCGGTGCTGCGGGCCTTGATCGAGCACAACACGCTCAAGGAACAGCCATACATCAAGGTCTTCTACCTGGCCCCCATGTTCCGCTACGAGCGGCCCCAGGCCGGCCGGATGCGCCAGCACACCCAGTTCGGGGCCGAGGTGCTGGGAAGCCACAGCCCCCTGGCCGATGTGGAGGCGATCTCGCTGTTGTTCTTCACCCTGCAGAAACTGGGTCTGGGAGGCTTAAGCCTAAGGCTCAACAGCCTGGGCTGTTCCCAATGCCGGCCGCCCTACCGCCAGAAGCTGATGGACCATTTCAAACCCATGCTGCCGGAACTCTGCGACAACTGCCAGGACCGCTATAACCGCAATCCCCTGAGGATACTGGACTGCAAGATAGACCAGGCAAAGTTCAAGGATGTCCCGGAGATGAAGGACTATTTGTGCGGCGACTGCCAGACGCATTTTCAGACGGTGCAGGACCGGCTTAAGGATCTGGAGATCCCGTTCACCCTGGACAAGAACCTGGTCCGCGGACTGGACTACTATACCCGCACAGCTTTCGAAGTTGTTTCACAGCACCTGGGGGCCCAGGATGCCCTGGGCGGCGGAGGGCGCTACGACGGCCTGATGGAGGATCTGGGCGGAAGCCCCGCCCCGGGGGTGGGTTTTGGCTCAGGTCTGGAGAGATATGTTCTGGCTCTCAAAAATCAGGGAGTGAACCTGCCGCCGGAGAAGCGGCCGGATGTCTACATCGCCACTTTGGGCGATGAGGCGGTGAAGAAAGGAAGTTTGCTTTGCTCCCAGCTGCGGCAAAAGGGTCTGGTCTGCGAGCAGGAACTTCTGGGCCGCAGTTTAAAGGCCCAGATGCGCGAGGCCGGGCGGCTCAATGCCCGCTACGTGGCCCTGATAGGCGAGGATGAGATCAAGAAGGGCGTGGCGACGCTGAAGGACATGGACAAGCACCAGCAGGCCGAGGTGGCCTTTGATGAACTGGTGGTCAATGTGCCGAAGTACTGCCAGTGCGAGTAGGGGGCCGACTGCCCACGAAATGCACGAAATGGATCTAAATAAACAGAAAAGTAATTTTCGCGAGTTTTCGCGTTTTTAGTGGGGGGAGGTTCCTATGTCTGACAAAATAAAAGAATTCAATGCCTACCGCACCAAAATGAACGACCGGATACTGGCGGCGGAGCATACCGGCATCAAGCGGTTCTTTAACTTGGACACCGCCGCCTACCAGGACGGGGCGCTGCCGGGCAAGACCAAGGAGATGCTGGGGCTATGCGCTTCTGTGGTGCTGCGTTGCAATGACTGTATCAGTTACCATGTCATCCAGTGCAAAAAGCTGGGGGTAAGCCAGGCGGAGTTCGATGAGATCATGAATATATCGCTGGTGGTGGGCGGGTCCATCACCATACCGCATTTGCGCAAGGCGTATGA
This region includes:
- a CDS encoding carboxymuconolactone decarboxylase family protein, with the protein product MSDKIKEFNAYRTKMNDRILAAEHTGIKRFFNLDTAAYQDGALPGKTKEMLGLCASVVLRCNDCISYHVIQCKKLGVSQAEFDEIMNISLVVGGSITIPHLRKAYEIWDEQAG
- the hisS gene encoding histidine--tRNA ligase, with amino-acid sequence MKFQASKGTYDVMPDQVHLWQHIESVIREQARIYGFKEIRTPVFEDTALFVKGTGDTTDIVQKEMYTFTDKGQRSITLRPEGTPPVLRALIEHNTLKEQPYIKVFYLAPMFRYERPQAGRMRQHTQFGAEVLGSHSPLADVEAISLLFFTLQKLGLGGLSLRLNSLGCSQCRPPYRQKLMDHFKPMLPELCDNCQDRYNRNPLRILDCKIDQAKFKDVPEMKDYLCGDCQTHFQTVQDRLKDLEIPFTLDKNLVRGLDYYTRTAFEVVSQHLGAQDALGGGGRYDGLMEDLGGSPAPGVGFGSGLERYVLALKNQGVNLPPEKRPDVYIATLGDEAVKKGSLLCSQLRQKGLVCEQELLGRSLKAQMREAGRLNARYVALIGEDEIKKGVATLKDMDKHQQAEVAFDELVVNVPKYCQCE